CGGTAGCCTGCGGCGAGGCAGCCGTCCAGATAGGTCAGCGCCTCGCGCGTCGCATCGCCCAGATCATTGTCACAGGCGATGAGGGCCGCAAGCGCTGCCGACAAGGTATCGCCAGCTCCGGCAAAACTCAGCTCGAAACGCTCGAACTGGCCGTTGCCGAGCACGGCCTGCGGCGTGCACAGCACGTTGTCGAAATGTTCCTTGTCCACAGGCACGCCTGTTACAAGTGTGTAGGGCACGCCCTTGACGGACGCGGCCTTGGCGATCTCGCGCGCGGTGGGCAGGCGGTCGTTTTCCCAGTCCGGCAGCAGCCAGCGGCGCAGTGTGCTGTGGTTTCCTACCAACACTGAGGTCTGCGGAAGCAGCAATTCCACAAATGCGTCGAGGTACTGGTCGATCAGGTCGTCGCTCCACCAGGACAGGCTCGGCATGTAGGCGATCACTGGAACGTCGGAGTAATCGGCCGTCAATTCGGCGATGGTCGCGAGGTTTTCGGGACTGCCGGCGAAGCCCACCTTGATGGCTTGTACGGGCATATCCTGAAAAACAGTTCGTGCTTGATCTGCGACAGTATCGTCGTCGAAAGCGACAAAATCGACGATTTCCGTTGTGTCTCTGACATACGTGCCCGTCACAATAGCCAGCGCATGCGCCCCTACGGAGGCGATAGCGGCTGTGTCGCCGGTCAATCCGCCCGCCCCACTGGGGTCGTTGGCGTTGAAGGTCATCACGCAGACGGCAGCGGCGACCTCGTCGGCGGTTGGTTTTTCGGACTGGTGGGAGATGGGGGAGTTGGAGTCTTGTTTCATGTACGGACGCCAGCGTATACGGTGGCGCGAAAGCCGCATCTCACGGTGATGTCTAGATACAATCGTTGCATTCTATGTGAAGGCTCTTTAAGCTGTGACAAACTCAAAAACTTGGATGTGTCTGATTTGCGGTTGGATATATGACGAAGCCGAGGGGGCTCCCGATCATGGTATTGCACCCAACACGTCATGGGAACAAGTACCCATGAACTGGACATGTCCCGAGTGCGGCGCACGCAAAGAAGACTTCGAGATGGTGGAAATCTGATGAAGAACGCTCGCAGTTGCGAAGTTTCGATTCCTTGGGAGCGGTGAAATTGACTACAGGTGGAAATCCAACATTCAAGGTGCTGGTTGTCGACGACAGCAACACCATTCGCCGCAGTGCGGAAATCTTTCTCAAGC
This genomic stretch from Diaphorobacter sp. HDW4B harbors:
- a CDS encoding bifunctional hydroxymethylpyrimidine kinase/phosphomethylpyrimidine kinase, whose protein sequence is MKQDSNSPISHQSEKPTADEVAAAVCVMTFNANDPSGAGGLTGDTAAIASVGAHALAIVTGTYVRDTTEIVDFVAFDDDTVADQARTVFQDMPVQAIKVGFAGSPENLATIAELTADYSDVPVIAYMPSLSWWSDDLIDQYLDAFVELLLPQTSVLVGNHSTLRRWLLPDWENDRLPTAREIAKAASVKGVPYTLVTGVPVDKEHFDNVLCTPQAVLGNGQFERFELSFAGAGDTLSAALAALIACDNDLGDATREALTYLDGCLAAGYRPGMGQLLPDRMFWAQPDEDEEDEESSESDDAKGVDASRIPPNDTSH
- a CDS encoding rubredoxin; its protein translation is MTNSKTWMCLICGWIYDEAEGAPDHGIAPNTSWEQVPMNWTCPECGARKEDFEMVEI